TTTTCTGGATCTCGAGTGGCATTTGAGAGGTAGCATTGTAGTTGTTCACAAGGAGATCCTGAGAATGAATATGTTTGATCATACCATACCAACATGGAATCAACAAGCTTGGAAGTATGAGTAGAAGAACTGCCTGCCAATGGACAAGGTTGAttctgttatttcattttgtccaacaaaaaatatatatatatatatatcttacaagtcattttattttggagaagAGAAACTGCATTAGAGTTATTACCAGTAAGATGGAGAAAGAAATTGGCCTTGAAATAATCAACAACCTCAGCTTcatctttcttctcttcttctactTGTGATTTCCCCAAAACTCTTACCATTTACCTGAACACAAATCTAgactattttttcattaatctccatttttttttaagattctaCAAATTGTATGGGATTatatttattactattattatttggaCAAATCCCCCAAGTTTCgtgttttttaaaacataaatgtagaatatatatatatatatatatatatcggaGGTGTTCTAAAATTTATTCCCTTTATTTGAGATCTCCAATTAGAAATTGGCTGTTCTACTTTCatcatatttttcttatttgagGTTGTTTCTATATGTGGATCTAAATTAACAATGATTATTAAAggttagaaaaatatatatatattgttctaaaatatatatatatatatatataatttttcctCGAATTGCTTTtcatgtttttattattattattattattattattattcttttacaTTGTTTTTCTGATTTGTTGTGCTTTGTATACGATCCAATTTCAATTTACCTCGTCAAGGTAATATcttatatattacatatattttaaatatttaactaTAATATAAAATTGTCATGACATATTTATATTACAACTTTTCCAGAACATTGTGATAGTAATTATATGAGCAAgtaatacataaaaaaataaaaataaaacaatacaaCTGTTATTTTCAGCTCTTTTGTTTTTAATCAATTCTACAAAATTGTGGGTTAAACAAATTTTCTTGAACTTCTTTTTAAGTGAAAAATTGTTATCGTTCTTTTAGAGTGTCATCAGAAGATATATCTTGTGTGTGAAAATGACTCAAAGAAGATACTTAAGAGGgccttttaaatataaaaaaaatatttaaaaatatttacattttatagcaaaaaatttcaaaagtacaaagcaattttgaaattttttgttataaaatgtaaatatttttaggatttttctatttataagaattttcctacAATTAAGTTTGAAAGGATGATTGATCAATAAAGGCGAAAGACGGTAGTTCATTAAATGTAAGTGTAAAACTGAaatcaaatagaaaaaagaaagaaagtaatAACATATATACCTAAGGATTATTATTGAAAATGTGAGGAAAAATAGAGGTAAGTGTATTTGAAATCACTTAGAACATCTAATTTCAATAAAGATGATCATCGTTACTTATATACTCATAATCATTCTCTAATCTAGCTAATGTTGAAACTTTAGTCACATTCTCAACAAATTCGGTTTCTAATTCAAAAAAATCTCTTTAATTGATGTTGCTTTGTTAACTCTTCTCTTACAttcttccaaaatttcaaattctccttttgaatatatattttttatttaaaaaaatcaaatttgaatagaTATTTATATATGGAATGGAGCAAAGATCAAAATAgttgttgaaaattttaaatgttcataTATATGGGGTAAAATATTCATAATATGACATAATCTACATAttcattttgaaagtatatCAATCAAAATGAGCATAGTGTAGTAAATGATAATTGATATGTAAGCTCAAACTTATATACACCACCCGTTAATATtaaagatttaaataaataaataactcttAAATTATATATAGACTCTATATTAGGATGAAAATTTGCCATTACAAGTAGTATGTAGTATTTGCCTTAGAATTGATTTTTTCAATTGCTTGGTGCTTAATTaggtattatttatttatttatttatattattttgaatttggtaAGTTAGAGGTGAAACgttttgtttcaaatttatcCTTCAACTATGTTATTATTTCACcatataaatcttaaaaaaaaaaatcaaaagttaaatgctaaatataaaaaataataaaaacaaaacaaaacacgtcagagaaaaaatcattaaaaaaatcaaatgattcaTTCGCTCCAAATTTATCCAGTAATTgtatttcaaaaaaagaaattatccACTAATTGTAATGGAAAATCGGcacaattgaaaatattttcatttttaaaaaaaattgtttcctTATACGAAAGTTTCTACTCTTGGattcttttcaaatatagtaaaatgaaccaaaatatttataaatataataaaatatcatttgtCTAtcattatgatattttattatatttaaaaatattttcaatagttttatcatttaaaataatttttttaattgtaaatatcaaatataaaatataaaataagaaatcttTTAACTAAAAACATATTCCATGGCTAAACTTTATATCGTCTCACTCAAACTATAATAATAAATTCTTATTTAAAAGAAGGTAATCTTAAATattgaaaagaggaaaaaaatattaaaagaataaaatctcAGACAAATTTTAGTCTCTACCAAAATAAATGCGTAAATAATGTACATTCTATTACAATTAAGCTTTCCTTAAGTAAAAGATCTATTCcattaagaaaatgattttCGGTTTAATGGTTTCcttttcaatttaaaagaataaactaAATATATATCAATCAAAATTACGGATTTTAAAACATAGAGAAAAGACACACCATCGACTTTGAGGTcagagattttatttttatatctaataactAAGTCTTTTGACTAttcaatattttctaaaaaatattaacGAATCAAAGTTGTGGAGGATATTAAATTTTGTGTATAATGAAAAGTTGTCTAAtaagttcataaattttaaaagatgtcgagacataaaattaaaagtttagaattttTAGACACTTCTTACAAATTCATGAACCTATTTAACACAAAAAGAACAACacaattgtttttgtttctttcttaaaatataaagacaataatatttataagagaGGGATAGAGAGAGACCTTTAAAAATTCTCTTTTGTGAGCGTttggtttcttctttttctcttccaaaATTCAACTTTTTGTTCAtgtttctctcttcttttctagagtttaaaagttgtttatgatcTTCTTATAATGTGTATTTATATATGGAATTAAGCCAAGaaggaaagagaaaaatatagatttaaatatttatgtatATACGGCTAATTATTCCTAAACCATTAAAGAGAAAAtctacattttaatttttaccgGTTTAATCTATTTTAATTGGGAATTATAGTTCAGATTATTGTTAAATaacttaagtttaatctttataACAATGAATTTCATAGAATTTTTGTAATAATCATATTAATgtattaattagataatatatatGTCAAATTAAACATAGTTCACTTGAGTGACCTTCACTCGAAAAGATCTATGGTTAGAATTTTTCCTTCCTtgtttggattaaaaaaaaaaagaggcaaATGTTATTAATCGTTAGAGAGAATTTACATATTGATTTTGAGTGAACCTATGATTTTATATACTTCATTTGGATTTTTTTGTAAGTTTGGATAATactatttattttcaataacttATATAAAGGATTAAAAGCTAAATTTCATTTGAATAAGTTCCTAATAAATTTGTAAACTGAGTATTTATACTTTAAGAAGTATTTTaacaagtcttttttttttttctttcttttttggtctTATAGATATGTTCACACACTTGAAATCAATCACTTTCATCCTTAATAGACAGACTTTAGAAACCTTTTAGGGCATAAACATTTAATTGATAGAGTTTTAAAGATTCAAGAACTAAACTCATAATCAACTTCACAAATAtttttgtatcaaataaaaagtAATTGATGAGAGGACAAGAAGAGATGAgagttttttttagagaagaGAACTTTCTAAGGATTTAATTTATCAATCCACAGAACCTGCTGCATCCGAACATCTCTATCTAAGCAAATTTAGAAGCAAAACAGGGCCAATATCAAACTAATGTGAAAGAAATCAAgctaaaattcttataaatatacAATCTGGTGTTAAAAATACAGTAAATAGTATAGTCCCCAATGGATAGACTGAAAATGGTGTTAATTAGATAAGACTTAAGTGCTATGGTCACCATTGATAATGTTTGtaggatttcttctcttcaccCTCTTTCTCATCATCTCAGCCCACCTTGCAATCACATTGGAGGCTTCAAACTTACCAGAAAACTTCATCTTTTGAGCCAATTCTTCAAGAATATCAGGTCTCCCAGCTCTAGAGAAATCAGCAGCAAATTTATTGTAATCAAGCTGAGGAGCTTTCATTCCTTTTTCAATCATCTCCTCTAGATACTTTCCCGCTTCGCTGCAACGTCCATGACTTATGAGCCCGCCAATAAACACGGTATAAGAGTTATCGTCGGGGCAACAGCCCTTTTGCTTCATCTCATCCCAAACAGCAACCCCCATTTCGTAATTCCTTGTCTGGAAGTAGGACTTCATCATCATGTTGTAGGTGTGGATTGTTGGTTCAATGCCATTCTCAATCATCTTCTTGTATATCCGAACAGCATCATCGGGCATTCGCTTATTCGTCATCAATTTGATTAGAGCATTGTAGGTCTTCCCATCAGGGGGGCAACCGTTGGTTTTCATCTCTTTCAGCAGCCCATAAACCATGTCCAACCTTTTCTGATTCCCAAACCCTGTGATCAAACATGTGTAGATCCCAGCATCAGGCCGACATCCCACTCCCTGCATTTCTTCAAAATACTCAACCGCTTCTTTCATCTTGGTTTGTTTACAGAAATCCCGAACCAAAATCGTGTAGCTTTTGACATCAGGGGATGGGCCCTTGGCTTTCATAACCTCAAACAACTTGATAGCATCTGACCTCTTCTTACACCTCAATAAGCCTTCAAGCATGGTATTGTGAGCAACAATATCAGGCTTAAAACCTTCATCAATCATCTGATTCCATATCTTCCCAGCTTCCATTAGATTCCTCACCCGACACCAACCGTTCAACAAAACCGTGTACGTTTGTAAATTCGGCGTAAACCTACCACGTAACTTCTCAAAAACTGCTAGAGCTTCTTTACCAAGTTTTGCCCTCCCTAAACTATCAAGCAAACAGTTTATAGTTTCTACACCCACTTTATACTTGTACTTCTTCATCATCTCAAAGATCCCAATagctttcttcctttcttttgcAGCTGCAAATGCTTTGAAACAAATGGTGAAAGTTTCCATTGTCAAAAGCTCTTTTTCAGCCATTTCTTCAAGTAATGAAACCATGGTTTCAAACTGTCTTGTCTTCCCCAAAATTGTCATCATCATATTGTAAGTTTTGGAGTCGTGGGCAAATCCTGGCTTCTGAGCAGCCCAACAGAAGAATCGAAATGCCGGTTTTCGAGCTTGTTTGTACCTCGCCAAGATCTCCAAAACCAGATCGTGAGACAATTTTATACCACACTCATCAAGAACTGCCTCCATGTTCCTATCTAACGCAAACAATTCGTCAATCACCTTGCATACGCGATCAACTTCGGTTGAATCCACCCTCGAATTACAC
This DNA window, taken from Benincasa hispida cultivar B227 chromosome 6, ASM972705v1, whole genome shotgun sequence, encodes the following:
- the LOC120080228 gene encoding pentatricopeptide repeat-containing protein At3g62470, mitochondrial-like — encoded protein: MSLALTLGRASNFSPFAATIYNAGFRIQRTLGREGQRFRWQMHVPGCSSLPLSRMFDSRSHRSFHSSYCQIPFVLPHASSCSVPQEKVLTPTSRTINFRNSTFPSLDLLARGFCDLNNEGSDSDYDSEIECGKSEDDYRECNSRVDSTEVDRVCKVIDELFALDRNMEAVLDECGIKLSHDLVLEILARYKQARKPAFRFFCWAAQKPGFAHDSKTYNMMMTILGKTRQFETMVSLLEEMAEKELLTMETFTICFKAFAAAKERKKAIGIFEMMKKYKYKVGVETINCLLDSLGRAKLGKEALAVFEKLRGRFTPNLQTYTVLLNGWCRVRNLMEAGKIWNQMIDEGFKPDIVAHNTMLEGLLRCKKRSDAIKLFEVMKAKGPSPDVKSYTILVRDFCKQTKMKEAVEYFEEMQGVGCRPDAGIYTCLITGFGNQKRLDMVYGLLKEMKTNGCPPDGKTYNALIKLMTNKRMPDDAVRIYKKMIENGIEPTIHTYNMMMKSYFQTRNYEMGVAVWDEMKQKGCCPDDNSYTVFIGGLISHGRCSEAGKYLEEMIEKGMKAPQLDYNKFAADFSRAGRPDILEELAQKMKFSGKFEASNVIARWAEMMRKRVKRRNPTNIINGDHST